The Trichomycterus rosablanca isolate fTriRos1 chromosome 20, fTriRos1.hap1, whole genome shotgun sequence genomic interval ACACATTTTAGTGCACAAAATAACAGAAGCACAAGTAGGTGCCAATCTTTGTAAAAGTACAAGGCGTGTCATTGTGGTCAGAGGAGGTGAACAAAACctgaaaaggaaaaaagaaaaactctATTGAGGGGAACCTGGATAAACTGAGGGCAACATACACAAAAGCTGCAAACACAAAAGTTTCAGCTGGCTTTAAATCTGGCCTTTTAACTAAAACAGAGAAAGGCCATCTGCAAGCGTAAGCAAACGTTCAGGTCTAAACTTGACACAGTAAAGGAAGGCACTCGCCACACTTTCTTCTTAAAGAATAGCAACAATAGAATGTCTCTCTTATATAATCCCAGCTAAACATGAACACTAGGTTTTTCACAATTATGAAATATGACTCGAGTATTTTGGTAGTTAACCAACTTACTATGGCCAAATCATATTATTTAGTCATTATAGATTTTgtcttcctttttttatttgtacataagtatataaaaataaatgcatatatTTCCCCAAATATCGTTGTCACTGGTGTTACTGCACTATTTTAATGGCATATTTGTTATTTTGCATTGAAGAATACAGTACATTTCTCCCACTCCCATAGGAgcagagtcatgctggaacaggaaaagtcCTTCCTACAAAGTTGgaggcatataatttcctttattacttgatttattacacctgttggcaattgttgtggctgatacacattaatttaaaaattagaaggggtgtcccaatactgcCCATATAGTGATATAGTGTCCCTACAGTAAATTCTGATCTGCtgcattatatttttttaagctCAGTCTGCTTCAGGTTACCCGTGCGTGTTAGCAGTGGTGAATTCCACAACTGTTCTGTTTGGAAAGCGAATTTGCATGCATATCCAGTCTTCTTCACCTGACTAATACAATGTTTGGCTGCTTGTAATTGGTCTCTTCTCTTTGTGCTGCAAAGGTTTCGTACACAATGGTCAACAATGACTAAAATGAAACAAAGCTTGGAGTACAACTATTGACTCCAGATACTGAACAAATCTGTTTTGCATTTGCAACCTATTTTGTGGCTCTGTAGCTATTGCTTCGATTTTCTTTACTGTCTGGCAATCTACAGAAAGTCTATGTCCAAACAGTCTGAGCTGTATCAGTGGATTGAAGCTGATTCATGGATAACAGAAGTACAATGTTAAATCCTTTTActgaggtttaaataagagTCAGTTTCCACAGTGGGTTCCAGAGAGCATTTCATGGTcagacacacatgcaaactAGAACATAATTAAAAACACTTGGATGAGGGCAATGAAAAACCAACAACAGGGAGCAAAAATTACTAGATGGGAGATGAAGCAAACTACATAAGGCTGGATATAATTCTTTTGGACTATTGGACTTAAGTTAGACTTTTTAGTCAGTGATGTAAACTGAATAAAACTGACAATAATACGAAGCTAATTTAAATAGACAGATGGCAGCCAACCAGCAACACTTTGCAATAGTCCAGTCTGAACATACTGATTTCTCATCATAGGATAGCTTATGTCTTATTTTTCATACGTTTTTTAGTTGACCAACAGTGGTAATCTAAAAAAGGCTGAAATTACTAgtgaaaatgcttctattttgcCTTTTTCAAGTATATACAACATTTGaattctttcatttttatttcattttcatcaaccactttaccctggtcatggtcacattGGAACCGGGCTTCAAATAGCCCATCATCAAGCTGAGACTGGAACTTTGATTTATTTGGTGGGCTACAGTAATAGATTGTGGCATTACCCAAGCAggtttttattataaaacataTAATCAGCATATTAATTTAATCATGACCAACTTGAGCTGAACAGCAGTGTATCTTCGTATAGTGAAGGTTGTAGTTAACATTACCCAATAATAAGTTGGTGCTATTGAACATACAGAGTATGATGTTTATGCCAAATTCTGATCCTACCATCTGTATGTCACAGCAGAAATCAAGATTTGTTAGACCAGGCAATATTTTTCCAATATCCAATTGTTTAAGTTTGGCAAACCTGTGTCCACTGGGCGTCACCCAAACAAgttttaattataaaacatataatCAGCATATTGATTTAgataaaaacattaatttagGAATTTTATATTATTGGATATGTCCAGCATCAGTTTAAACTGACAAGGTCTCCACAGATGTGTGCAAAATCTGCTACTCCATGTTATCACAGTATATTTAACAATATTCCCAGAAGCCACAGAAGTCAGCACTTCTTTTTACCTAGTTGTTGCCACACTTTGAGGTTTGAGATTcgtaatgaaaaacattttaaatgaactgaaaaaaatagaagcatttttaCTAGTAGTTTAGATTTTTGGCCTCCAGTGTATACACACAATAGGAAGCTAACAGATCATTTTCATAACAATGCATCAAGTAGCggaacacaaaaaaaaatcacagtcaAATTTGGATAGGTCTCAAATATTAAAATCAAAGTGGTTTCTTAATATTGTTGGATGCAGCAGAGTCTCTATGGCGCTACAAATCATCTACACACTGTTGCAGTGCAGTGACGTTGAAGCCCCTTTGATCACTAAAGACACCTTTTATGTCTGTAAATACCCCAGACTGGCCTCAGGTATTGACGGCACAACAGGATAAGGTGCACAATAAACACTTGCAATGTTGACCTGGTCTTCTGTCTAAACTGCAGGTGTTAACATTTACACAAAGAATATTCTTGCTTTTAACTTTGCTTCTGGGGTACTCTCCATGGTGCTGGGTCCCATCAGGTGCGAAATAAATTTATGAATCTGAATgcaaagataataataaagttgTTAGCAACATGGCTTTGTGAAATTGTATGCAAACCAACCAATCACTGGAAATttggattttattttacttttatttgaacaCTTTGTGGcaagaagtatgtggacgcctgaccatgagcttgttggacataacATTAATAACTTATGGGCATTAGTAGAAAGTGATAACAACAATCCTCACACTTTTAAATAGGCTTTTCAAAATTGTGCCCATACTGCCAGGCATTtgttaggcactgatgttgaacaaaAAACTTCTTTCCATTTGATGCTCCAGTTTATCCtgaacagggttttttttaagtttctccacaccaaacctgtGCACAAGGGACACAGTCCTGGAATCGGAAAGGGCTTTTCCTAAACTTTTGCCACAAAATTGAAAGCAGATTTATGAATCTGTTAGTAAAGAGTATGGCAACATACTTTGGCCATATACCATCTCAGCAAATTGTCAATTAACTTTTGACTTATTTTCACAGCTAATCTGATGATTGACGTTTTTCAATAGTCAGTTTATAATTTGGGTAATGCCATAGGGTCATGAATGCAAAGCTAATCTCTGTTTTGTTATTCAGTTTAACAATGCAGTCACTAACATGTCAATATGTGTTCAATTTTCTTTTTTGCGAAAAACAATGCTCTGTTTGTTAAAAGCCATATTTCTTTCCATCTCAAGGGCCTGTCACCCATGTCAATTGTATGTAATGTATTGTGAGGGCCGAGTCGGATATGTGGGGGAGGGCTCAGCTAACCACTGCTGAGTCAACAGATGTTGTTTAGAGAGCTTTGTTCTTACATGAACTTGTTTTACTTACTTTGGCCTCAGCGATGGTCCTTTTGAGCAGAAATCCTGCAGGCACTGGTGGAAAGTTGCTCATTGCTCAGTCAACTAAATTAAAATTGAACATAGAGCAAGAAATTGCATCTGTAGTTTTGCCAGTATAAAAATGGtgcattatatatttatattttatagtattgcttaaaataaaggtttatGAACTAGCATGGGTTTATAGGTGCATTCATGCAGGAAActattcatttatacatttactgCAATATAAACTGAATATGTTTAGGATAATCATGTCTCATGCATGCCCTATTGCTGAATGTACTGAAGAAATATAATACTTACGTTACAGATTTAAGTAGGTCTTTAAGAGacttttttgttttgcagaTTGTATTGCATTTCACCACATTGTTTTGATGAAGAGCTTTTGAGagctaaacattaaaaaaaactttttaaggGCTTGTCTATCACTtttaatgaatacattttttttgccatttataTAAATCATTACTGTAGGCTTCAAATGCTTCAATCTCCAATAAGATAAAAAGTTTTAGTTTTCTCACATCTTGTATCTAGGTGAACTATTAATGTTATATTCCTCACTAGTAAAATGCCTTCCTACTTATTTAGAAATATGAAAAGTTTTCACACATTGTATCCTCACCCTGGTTTGCTAATCACATAGAGAAAACTACACAGGTGGTGCTCTGAGAAGGTACTTAATGTTTAAATCCTTTCGTAACTAAAACACCAGGGTAAGAATACAACGTGAGAAAACTATTACTACAAAACTATTAGATTATATTATAAACTCATAAAGAAATACTGCTTCAAACTCTATGGTTGTGACTCACCATATGTTTATGGTGTATACCACCATGAAGACCTTTACAATTGTCCTTCAttgcttaaaaaaaatcataaatgtAGTAGCTcaataattacattaaataatacaatGTCATTCATAGCTACTTGAGTGACGATGTGGTAAAAGCACACTTGCCTACTTACAGTGGGTAAATTTCACTGATGGGACATAATTACTTTTGTACACATACacaattattgttttatatttttacaaaaCCTTGCGCTACAGCACAGAGTTCTAACACCAACATGAGCATACAGAAATGTCTCTTTACTGGACTCAAATTATCTTTTTCAACAAGAAACTTTCAGGTGTAGAGCTGCCCTCCTATGATGCATCAGCCGAGCAGCACAATTTTCATAGCCTGCCTTCAGTGATGCAGATGCAGAGTTGTAGATAGGTCACATGGGGAAGTCTTGTAATGGGCAAATGACATTCAAATTCTGGCCTCAAAATTTACTTGCCCTTCAGACAGGGCTATGCTCATATCAACTCTTTCATGTTTGTAATATGCAAATATTAGAGTTCCTCCTGGTGCCTTTCCACGTGACAAACTCCCTGGTAACATGATTTCCATGTCATCATGCTCTGTCCACTTTTAGATCTTCCATACTGGAGTAAAATTGTACAACACATTAGTTTCTCCATTTTATTTAGCTCAGAGTTATTTttgaataaaactaaaaaaaatagtttgattaaaatcataattaccattatataaatcatgtatccattatatatgtatatgatcATAATCATTCATCAAGTtccacatttagcagacatttattttactaacttaaaagtaaacagtatttaaacacACTAATAATTAGTATCACTGATTTAGGCTATATAATACAAATAAGGAAGAATTGGTTTACATAACCACTTCCATTTCCACATCAAATATTGCTTAAATGAGCTGTGAAacatacagtattatctatACAAAATGTGGCAATAGGGACAAACCAAAGGAAGAAGAGGGTGTACCAAGGGAGGAGAAGGGCAACAGGTGGATAAGCTATTTCATTTTATCCCCAAAGGCGCCATTATAGACATAATAGCTAGCAAAACCACTATTCAAACTCAGGTAAGCAAACTGCTCCACCCAGGGTAGCCCAACCACAATGGCTTGGTTTTAAAGACCTCCACCTATTTCACTGGAGTTTGTTTTAAACTGATTTTGCCAAATAAAACACTTGATTCCtattaaactgtgtttttaaaaatttaatGAGTAGTTCTGTGGAAGTTAATAGCTGTAGAATTTAGAAGTGAAGCTATTTACTTTACTTTGGATAGACTAACTGTGGAAGGCtatttaataatgcatgtaaagTTTTGCAGTCACAAGGAAAAGGTTTGTGAATTCATTAGAAATATCTTAATTTATGTGCTAGTTATGCACAAAATAAATATGCAAGACataaaaacacatgaattaatcATTTACAATTTATGTTATACATGTTCCTCAAGGCCTGGACAGCTTGCAGTTGCAGTTAttgaaaaaaaatcataaaaacataaaaacatcatTTTTAGGAAAATTTAAGGTTAGGTTggattttaaaacacaacacaacaatggAATGGTTAACTGGTTAACCTCACCTTCATGCAGATCGAGACATGAAcagtaatttttatttaatgtagaaTGTGTTTGACTATACTATAATGGATTAAATTAAGATCAGATCCCATAATTCAGATATTCCAATAATTacaagggttcacaaactttttcttgcAACTCTGCTCTAGCCAATTATTTTAACAATCAGTATGCTATAGAATTCACATTAACAAATATTCTgttatattctatttatttgtGCTATATGTTTTAGGGGGTGTCACCTCAGAGCTCATTTGTCCAAATGTCAGGTAAaccttgattattattattattattattattactaattaattAGATGTAGTGTCCACATGTTTAGCCCATGCAGTTTATTAGAGTAaaacacatttcattttaaagataaaagataaataaactaaattctTGTCTTTAGGATCTCATACACTGCAAGGATACTACAGCATGAGAAGACCCTTTTTTTCTGAAGCAGAGCTTTGCCCAGCGAGCAAACAATTCTCTGCTGACATCTACTCCTCAGGACTGACAGGGAAGTCCATCTCATGTGACACTACATCCATGTCCGGCTACACATCCCTTATAGACAGTTACTACCCAGAAACATTTAATGAATATCGTACTGCTGCCCATGCTGCAGGAGCAGGAACCATCTTTTCACCATCTGCGTTGTCCACGTTTCTGCCACCTTTTACTGGAGACGCCTCCCATTTTGTTCTGGTAAGTGCATGAATCCTTAAAACTGCCTATGTGTTTTAGATAGCGGTTGTTTGGAGTGGTCTAGTTGAATTTAAACCCTTATGTGATGATGTGGTAGGACATTAAACCTTATAGTAGCATATATATGAGACATGCTTCATATGTTTACTTTATTATGACAGTAAGAATGTGACAGGACATTTCATATGAAATTGCTGAAAGGATCACTAAATATAAGGATCTGCTATCAACCATTattacaatttaattaaaacaatttatttaatataataatggaGATGGATCATCATTAGGAGTgaaataaacacaattacaatgTTGAGTAGGATGGAAAGTCTGCTTTTTGTCTTGTCTCATCTAAAACCCAAAACATCACCTTTTGCTTTCTTGTCTTGTTTATATGCAGTATAAGTAAGAAAACATGCATCTAAGAAAGCATGGTGTTTGATAGAAATAGTTTTTAAGTAGAATCTAAAATGGAATTTACTCAACTGTACAAAAAGAAACTGTAACGGGACGAGCTGCTTCAGTGGGAAAGCGGAAGCGCCTATCAGCGCGCTGCAGCTCAAAAtaactacatttcccacagTCCACCACGCTCATTAACAAAGACTCGCAACACCTGGGTCTAGCACTATTTAAACGCCAGTTTACAACAGCATGGTGCTGAGTCTTTGTTCATTCAAGGATTAAGCCGGTATGCTATCGGGTTTTCCGAGAGGtatatttattactttaaaGTGCTCCAGAAACTAGTTAACACAGAGAGCTTGTGAAGGAGAAAAGATAGTCAGAAATAAAGAGAGATagaaagaaagcaagaaagatagaaagaaagagcaagatagagaaacagataaatagTTGAAAGAAATAACTTATAGGTTGTATAAAACGTGAACAGGATAGTCGAAGCAGTTAAGGAAGCTGTTCACGTTCTTTTAGTAAGGATTCCTTTGATCACGTTTAGTTTAATAGGTACGTTTCCGCGATCGGGGTGTGCGTTCGTCCACGCATTCCGATCGCTTCTTTGATTGTGTTCTTTGTTAAAAGACTACTAACGCTTATCGCTGTTAtaaagtgtgtgcgtgtgtgagtgcaGCCACATAAGCCCGTACCAGAGTGTGTTGCTACGGTGACGatatagctcagtcggtagagtgTCGCTCTAGCGCTTCTCCGTCCCGAGTTCGAATCCAGCGCAGAGCGGTGCAACACACAGTAACGTAACACAAGCACACACTTTATCTTTTCTGCGATGTCTGGCTTCGACAAACCCTTCAACATGGGCTAAGCATCTGCTGTGGGCAGAATATGCCCATAACACGCTTTGGCACTCATCTATTGGCATGTCCCCTTTCGAGTGTCAATTCGGATACCCACCACCTATCTTTTCAGATCAGGAAGCAGACGTTGGAGTTCCCTCAGCTCAGCAGCTAGTCAGGCGCTGCAAACAAGCCTGGAGGAGGGCACGAAATACCCTCAGGTCAATTACTGCATCCAGGACAGCTATAGCCAACCGGAAAAGGCGCCTGGGTCCTTCTCTTCGACCCGGACAACAAGTTTGGCTATCAACCAAAGACTTGCCATTGCCGGTGGAGTCTAGAAAGCTGAGCCAGAGATACGTGGGACCGTTTAAGGTCCTTAGAAGAGTAAACCCAGTATCTTATACTCTAGTCCTTCCTCGGAGTATGAGAGTAAACCCAACTTTCCACGTATCACGCCTCAAGCCGCTGCTGTGCAGTCCCTACAACCCCCCAACCAAAACCACACCTCCCCCACCCCGGTTAATAGCTGGGTCCCCAGCCTACACAGTGAAACGCTTGTTGGATGTTCGTCGGGTCAGGAACTCCAAACAATACCTGGTAGactgggaaggttacggcccggAAGAGCGCTCATGGGTTCCAGCCAGACACATCCTGGACCCCGAACTAATTCGTGAATTCCGCCGTAACCGAGCAGCAGGCATGGGAACGTCAGGAGCCGTTCCTAGCAGAGGGGATCCTGTAACGGGACGAGCTGCTTCAGTGGGAAAGCGGAAGCGCCTATCAGCGCGCTGCAGCTCAAAAtaactacatttcccacagTCCACCACGCTCATTAACAAAGACTCGCAACACCTGGGTCTAGCACTATTTAAACGCCAGTTTACAACAGCATGGTGCTGAGTCTTTGTTCATTCAAGGATTAAGCCGGTATGCTATCGGGTTTTCCGAGAGGtatatttattactttaaaGTGCTCCAGAAACTAGTTAACACAGAGAGCTTGTGAAGGAGAAAAGATAGTCAGAAATAAAGAGAGATagaaagaaagcaagaaagatagaaagaaagagcaagatagagaaacagataaatagTTGAAAGAAATAACTTATAGGTTGTATAAAACGTGAACAGGATAGTCGAAGCAGTTAAGGAAGCTGTTCACGTTCTTTTAGTAAGGATTCCTTTGATCACGTTTAGTTTAATAGGTACGTTTCCGCGATCGGGGTGTGCGTTCGTCCACGCATTCCGATCGCTTCTTTGATTGTGTTCTTTGTTAAAAGACTACTAACGCTTATTGCTGTTAtaaagtgtgtgcgtgtgtgagtgcaGCCACATAAGCCCGTACCAGAGTGTGTTGCTACGGTGACGatatagctcagtcggtagagtgTCGCTCTAGCGCTTCTCCGTCCCGAGTTCGAATCCAGCGCAGAGCGGTGCAACACACAGTAACGTAACACAAGCACACACTTTATCTTTTCTGCACAGTGGGTCCAAACAGCGTGCGGGTGAGAATAAACCCGGAATTAAGTTAAAGTCCGCATTAATCCTcgccctcacacacacccccttacagaaacatttaaaatgctacaagcatttttccttttatgTACATATGTagcacaattaaaataaaaatatgctaaTATGCTTTAAATGAGTAAATTTTCCCAGATTTTTTTGCATATGTAATCAACTGATGTAGATTTAAAGGTGTGGTACCACAGGTTAAACTATCCCTTTCATCTCAGATAAGATCATTGCCACCCTTCAGTCTGAGGATTAAGCCACAGTCTGGAATGagttctgtttgtgtttgtgtgtacagagGGATTCGTGGGAGCAAGCCGGGATGGAGGCAGCCGAGGGCTTGTGCGGGAACGGTCTGGCTACCACACCTGCAGAGCCATCCAGCCCTAGCCAGTACCGTTCGACCTCCAGGAGTGCAGGCATTTCCTCCTCACAGTTCTATTCCCTGCACACCCTGGATGAGGTACCGTATCCCACACCCTTCCAGTTCGCTTCTGGCTTCCCGTGCCCTACATACAGTGAAGCTGCAGCCAAACTCTCTGGCCTGCCCATAGAGGACCATGAGAACGCACAGTCTGCCCTGAACGACACACTGCCATGGGCCAAAGAGGATCCCGCCGGTGCCTGGTCACACTGTGAAATCAGGAGGACTTTCTGATATAGAGCATCCAAGCTGCATAGATGAATTATCTAGATGAATATAAGAGAAATCAACACTGAacatatttcatcttttacaaAACAAGAGCTAAACCCAGTTTTTGTGGATCATTTAGAAAGTTTTTGGACTTTAGGTATAATTTTgatatctgcatttatttaacTCAGCTATTattgtatgtatgaatgtatcatcatattgaaatgataaatctattttatatttgtgtaaatacataatttaaagtttaaaaaaagtctCAGGTATAATTAGCATAACCTAGGTGAAGGTAAAATTGCATATTGTTACTAGAGAATTTTTCCAGAAAGGTTGATTGTAGCTATTGTAGCAAAAAATGAAGAACCAACTCTATACTAATGCCAGTGGTTTTGGAGTAGGATGTCCCACAAGCTCATGTTTAGCTGtttacataattttggccatacaaTGTCTTAAATATTCCATTTACTTATAAAATGTTCAGACATATAAAGGGAAATCAGTTCAAGAAAACATGCTAATCTTAACTGTATAAAGTTTGTATCCTGATGTTACATTTATCTTTCATATTACTGACATGTTCTCTATATGTCTATATAGTTTTGTAGCTTTGTTCCTTTTTCAGGACAAGAAGAATTTGGCACTTGAAGTGTATAATTACTTGCTATCTAtgttttagacatttgtatAACTATGGATTTAGATACTATATATAACTTTATATGCATTATAATTTACAGGTGGGATAATTGCAAGTGTGTGATTTTACATTGTACATtgtacaaacaaaaaataaacatgcttattaaaaaacctttTTTCTTGGCCTTTTAAAAGTAATCTTATATTATGAAGTCTTGgtgaatatatttttgtttcttgagaaatGGCATAATTGTTGGACCTTGGAGCTTGAATATTGTGAGTATTTAGTAGCTTCCCAATTTTAATTAATACCACAGACCTGCCCCACTAGTGTACCTGGAAATCACCAAGagcagtttttaatgttttcaacGCTTTCAAGTGCATTCATTTATATgactttgtattttattgtaattgctggtttttctttctttctttcatgtaCACTGCAACAGTATTTCTTCATTTTAGTGCAGTTTTTGTTCTTcctatgtgttttttatttattttgttaggtATCATCATAATTATAAATTTGTTTCACTGTGAGCAATCTAACaagatatatataaaaaacacctaGAATAAATCTTCACATGATTCATTTAAAGCTAAACATAAAGCCCATTTTACCTAATAACAGTAAGGTTACCTTGGTATCTGAAATCTAAAACTTTAATTAATGTAAGACGTCAAAATAGGCCTGTATTTCTTTAaatacagaataataaaaatacagtacacTTAAAACATCCATTATATGCTTTTTATAAAAATAGACTATTTACCATCCCCATCACTATTAGATATGATCAAAGGGTcattggtttaagccccatcaccaATCTGCTattgttgggctcctgagcaagactCCTAACCATCAAGTGCACACAATGATAAGTAATTTTCGGACTAAAAAGACGTAAAATGTTGTAAACTTAAGTTTACAGGGGTCGTATTTGCTTCACAATCCTGTTCAGCAACTTTAACAACTTGGCGCAAGTCATGAAGCCACCCTGGATCTGGCTGTTTTATGTTGTAatg includes:
- the si:ch211-213d14.1 gene encoding POU class 2 homeobox associating-factor 2: MDAEFSKRVYQGVRVKHTVKDLLAEKRSRETTGPRFTGVSPQSSFVQMSGSHTLQGYYSMRRPFFSEAELCPASKQFSADIYSSGLTGKSISCDTTSMSGYTSLIDSYYPETFNEYRTAAHAAGAGTIFSPSALSTFLPPFTGDASHFVLRDSWEQAGMEAAEGLCGNGLATTPAEPSSPSQYRSTSRSAGISSSQFYSLHTLDEVPYPTPFQFASGFPCPTYSEAAAKLSGLPIEDHENAQSALNDTLPWAKEDPAGAWSHCEIRRTF